The following are encoded together in the Streptomyces sp. NBC_00358 genome:
- the fabG gene encoding 3-oxoacyl-ACP reductase FabG has protein sequence MTTTAFDRAVRPVALVSGGSRGIGRAIVIRLAQDGYDVAFCYRSRSDAADETARAAARHGARTFARRVDVADAATTRDFVTAAEAELGSLDAVVTAAGITRNQPLVMMDDAQWQDVVRVNLDGTYHLCRVALPFLIKRQKGVIVTLSSIAGVYGSVMQTNYSAAKAGIIGFTRALAKEYGKLGVRANAVAPGFVDTDMMASMNPATRDKHRKQIPLARFGAPEEVADLVSFLVSDRAAYITGQVIGIDGGLAI, from the coding sequence GTGACCACCACCGCATTCGACAGGGCCGTCCGGCCTGTGGCCCTCGTCTCGGGCGGTTCCCGGGGTATCGGCCGCGCGATCGTGATCCGTCTCGCTCAGGACGGTTACGACGTCGCGTTCTGCTACCGCTCGCGGTCGGACGCCGCCGACGAGACCGCCCGGGCGGCGGCCCGGCACGGCGCCCGCACCTTCGCGCGGCGTGTCGACGTCGCCGACGCCGCGACGACCCGCGACTTCGTCACGGCGGCCGAGGCCGAACTGGGCTCCCTCGACGCGGTGGTGACCGCTGCGGGCATCACCCGCAACCAGCCGCTGGTCATGATGGACGACGCCCAGTGGCAGGACGTGGTGCGCGTCAATCTGGACGGCACCTACCATCTCTGCCGCGTCGCATTGCCGTTCCTGATCAAACGCCAGAAGGGCGTCATCGTGACGCTGTCGTCCATCGCCGGTGTGTACGGCTCGGTGATGCAGACGAACTACTCCGCCGCCAAAGCCGGGATCATCGGCTTTACGCGCGCCCTCGCCAAGGAGTACGGCAAACTCGGCGTCCGCGCGAACGCGGTGGCACCGGGATTCGTCGACACCGACATGATGGCGTCGATGAATCCCGCGACGAGGGACAAGCACCGCAAGCAGATCCCGTTGGCCCGGTTCGGCGCGCCCGAGGAGGTGGCCGACCTCGTCTCGTTCCTCGTCTCCGACCGGGCGGCATACATCACCGGTCAGGTCATCGGCATCGACGGCGGACTCGCGATCTGA
- the valS gene encoding valine--tRNA ligase — protein MTTPFSRPTTPDKPTLDGLEAKWSKSWDEQGVYEFDRNATRDQVYSIDTPPPTVSGSLHVGHVFSYTQTDAIARFQRMRGKQIFYPMGWDDNGLPTERRVQNYFGVRCDPSLPYDPEFAPAADPGKRQIPVSRRNFIELCERLTLEDEKVFENLWRRLGLSVDWRQTYQTIGSRARAVSQRAFLRNLARIEAYRAEAPTLWDVTFQTAVAQAELEDRERPSAYHHIVFEGAGERALEVATTRPELLPACVALVAHPDDERFQDLFGTTARTPVFDVEVPVLAHRLADPEKGTGLVMVCTFGDTTDVIWWRELDLPTRAVIGRNGRFVEHGPAGLDSPQAREAYARLAGATPHTARERILELLGDARALNGEPQHFNHMVKFYEKGDKPLEIVTSRQWYLRNGGRDLALRDQLIGRGRELTWHPESMRSRYQSWVEGLNGDWLISRQRFFGVPIPVWYRLDESGDPTDEMILPAEDALPIDPSSEAPPGFTAEQRDVPGGFTGDPDVMDTWATSSLTPQIAGGWGHDDDLFARVFPMDLRPQAHEIIRTWLFSTAVRAELEHGVLPWRHAAISGWILDPERKKMSKSKGNVVTPVDLLDQHGSDAVRYWAVSARPGTDTAFEVGQMKIGRRLAVKVLNASKFVLGFGTGPSAAEVTRPLDQAMLARIAEVVAEATEHLEGYDYARALETIERCFWSFCDHYVELVKNRAYGAMTEADADSARATLTTALSVLLRALAPFLPFTTEEAWSWWRSGSIHRAAWPTPQELQPLAPHGDPRLLTLAAEATTAIRKAKSTAQLSMRAEVKSLVVTGPPTLHNALREVLPDVQAAGRVLDVEFRSAETDTLAYEVVLL, from the coding sequence ATGACGACCCCTTTTTCTCGGCCCACGACTCCCGACAAGCCCACACTGGACGGCCTTGAGGCCAAGTGGAGCAAGAGCTGGGACGAGCAGGGCGTATACGAGTTCGATCGCAACGCGACCCGGGACCAGGTGTATTCGATCGACACCCCGCCGCCCACGGTGAGCGGCAGCCTGCACGTAGGACACGTCTTCTCCTACACCCAGACCGATGCGATCGCCCGCTTTCAGCGGATGCGCGGCAAGCAGATCTTCTATCCGATGGGCTGGGACGACAATGGACTGCCCACCGAGCGGCGCGTCCAGAACTACTTCGGCGTCCGCTGCGACCCGTCCCTTCCCTACGACCCGGAATTCGCCCCGGCGGCCGATCCCGGCAAGCGGCAGATCCCGGTCTCACGGCGCAACTTCATCGAACTGTGCGAGCGTCTGACGCTTGAGGACGAGAAGGTCTTCGAGAACCTGTGGCGGCGCCTCGGGCTGTCCGTGGACTGGCGGCAGACGTACCAGACGATCGGCAGCCGGGCTCGCGCGGTCTCCCAGCGGGCCTTCCTGCGTAACCTCGCCAGGATCGAGGCCTACCGGGCCGAGGCGCCGACTCTGTGGGACGTCACATTCCAGACCGCGGTGGCCCAGGCCGAGTTGGAGGACCGCGAGCGGCCGAGCGCCTACCACCACATCGTCTTCGAGGGGGCCGGAGAGCGGGCCCTGGAAGTCGCGACGACCCGGCCGGAACTGCTGCCCGCGTGCGTGGCCCTGGTCGCGCACCCGGACGACGAGCGGTTCCAGGACCTGTTCGGCACCACCGCGCGCACCCCCGTGTTCGACGTCGAGGTGCCTGTGCTGGCGCACCGCCTGGCCGACCCCGAGAAGGGGACCGGGCTGGTGATGGTCTGCACCTTCGGCGACACCACCGACGTGATCTGGTGGCGCGAACTCGACCTGCCCACCCGGGCGGTGATCGGACGGAACGGCAGGTTCGTCGAGCACGGCCCGGCCGGCCTCGACTCACCGCAGGCCCGGGAGGCCTACGCGCGGCTCGCCGGTGCGACCCCGCACACCGCACGCGAGCGAATCCTCGAACTGCTCGGTGACGCGCGGGCGTTGAACGGCGAGCCGCAGCACTTCAACCACATGGTGAAGTTCTACGAGAAGGGCGACAAGCCGCTCGAGATCGTCACCAGCCGGCAGTGGTACCTGCGCAACGGCGGCCGCGACCTCGCCCTGCGCGACCAACTGATAGGCCGGGGACGGGAACTGACCTGGCATCCGGAGTCGATGCGCAGCCGGTACCAGTCCTGGGTCGAGGGTCTCAACGGCGACTGGCTGATCAGCCGCCAGCGCTTCTTCGGGGTACCGATCCCGGTCTGGTACCGCCTCGACGAGTCGGGCGACCCGACCGACGAGATGATCCTGCCGGCCGAGGACGCGCTGCCGATCGACCCGAGCAGCGAGGCCCCGCCCGGATTCACCGCCGAACAGCGCGACGTCCCCGGCGGGTTCACCGGCGACCCCGACGTGATGGACACCTGGGCGACCTCCTCGCTCACGCCCCAGATCGCCGGCGGATGGGGACACGACGACGATCTGTTCGCCCGGGTCTTCCCGATGGACCTGCGCCCCCAGGCCCACGAGATCATCCGTACCTGGCTGTTCTCCACCGCTGTCCGCGCCGAGCTGGAGCACGGCGTGCTGCCCTGGCGCCATGCCGCGATCAGCGGCTGGATCCTCGACCCCGAACGCAAGAAGATGTCGAAGTCCAAGGGGAACGTGGTCACCCCGGTCGACCTGCTGGACCAGCACGGCTCGGACGCGGTCCGGTACTGGGCGGTCTCCGCGCGCCCCGGCACCGACACGGCGTTCGAGGTCGGCCAGATGAAGATCGGACGCCGCCTCGCCGTCAAGGTCCTCAACGCCTCCAAGTTCGTCCTGGGCTTCGGCACCGGCCCCTCGGCCGCCGAGGTCACCCGGCCGCTCGACCAGGCCATGCTGGCCCGGATCGCCGAGGTCGTCGCCGAGGCCACCGAGCATCTGGAGGGCTACGACTACGCGCGCGCCCTGGAGACGATCGAGCGCTGCTTCTGGAGCTTCTGCGACCACTACGTCGAGCTGGTGAAGAACCGCGCCTACGGCGCCATGACCGAGGCCGACGCCGACTCGGCCCGCGCGACCCTGACGACGGCGCTGTCCGTCCTGCTGCGCGCCCTGGCCCCCTTCCTGCCGTTCACCACGGAAGAGGCCTGGAGCTGGTGGCGGAGCGGCTCGATCCACCGTGCCGCCTGGCCCACCCCCCAGGAGCTCCAGCCCCTGGCACCCCACGGCGACCCCCGGCTGCTGACCCTGGCCGCGGAGGCCACCACCGCCATCCGCAAGGCCAAGAGCACCGCCCAGCTCTCCATGCGCGCCGAGGTGAAGAGCCTTGTCGTGACCGGCCCGCCCACCCTGCACAACGCCCTGCGCGAGGTCCTCCCCGACGTCCAGGCCGCGGGCCGCGTCCTCGACGTCGAGTTCCGCTCCGCGGAGACGGACACCCTGGCCTACGAGGTCGTCCTGCTCTGA
- a CDS encoding choice-of-anchor D domain-containing protein: MFHSIRDLRRALVWAVSTAMLAVVGVFALAVPPAWAATAATGGSGASLPYVEVQAENSATNGTPIGPSYTQGQLADEASYRKATTLQGTGKYVTFTTPVATNSINFRYSIPDTSGGSVYTAALSLYINGVKQPDFTLTNAYSWYYGSYPFTNSPGSNPHHFFDEAHRLFSTTYPAGTTFKLQVDSGDTASSYTLDFADFEQVGAALTAPSGAVSVTSKGADSTGASDATGAFNAAISAAGPGGTVWIPPGTYNIPGHISVNNVTIAGAGMWYSTVTGTAPGFYGGSAPSASTGVHLQNFAIFGNVQERDDSAQVNGIGGAMSTSTVANLWIDHMKVGAWMDGPMDGLTFSGMRIRDTTADGINFHGAVTNSKVTNSDIRNTGDDGIATWADSGIGADANDTISNNTVSLQILANGIAIYGGHDNTVSGNRVVDTGLAQGGGIHVGQRFTSTPVGTTTISDNTMIRDGSLDPNWQFGVGALWFDGSQGAITGPVNVTNALIQQSPYEAVQWVEGTISGVNLNNVTIAGTGTFALQEQTGGAAKFTNVTATGVGYSSPVYNCSGGNFVVTDGGGNSGISGTPYCGGWPAPVYPPYPSEGVTATPGALNFGSVPTGSTSDPQTVTVSNPTNSSAPVSSISAGGDYSQTNTCGSSIAANGSCTVSVKFAPTATGSRSGTLTVNAGGVTDTVTLSGTGTAPGPVLNTDPASLSFDATVVGSSAATQAVKVTNSGTASATVAAVAATGDFSQTNNCSTLAVGASCTVNVGFKPTAGGSRSGNLTVTSNANNSPTVVSLTGSGIDSTTDVAAGRPATASSGNSPYVASNLTDPDASTYWEGTNGSFPQWAQVDLGQNYGVGKVVLKLPPATAWSARTQTLSVQGSTDGSSFSTIKASAGYTFDPNANGNTVTITFSAATARYVRVNITANTGWNAAQLSDFEVFPGDGGSSNAILSAGPTSLSYPTQALNTSSSAQTVTVTNTGTTAATVSGITVTGDFSGTDNCGTSIAANASCTVNVTFRPTASGTRTGDLSIASNASNGTTTVALTGTGAGTVSRNLAAGAATTESGHTDVYASSNVTDGNQGSYWESANNAFPQWVQVDLGSAQSTGRVVLQLPAGWGARNQTLSLSGSTDGASFTTIKSSAAYTFDPATNNTVTITFTATTQRYLRVNITANNGWPAGQISEFQVWNT, from the coding sequence GTGTTCCATTCCATCCGAGATCTGAGACGAGCCCTCGTCTGGGCGGTCAGCACCGCGATGCTGGCCGTCGTCGGCGTCTTCGCGCTGGCTGTCCCACCTGCCTGGGCGGCGACCGCTGCCACCGGCGGCAGCGGCGCGAGCCTGCCGTACGTCGAGGTGCAGGCCGAGAATTCCGCCACCAACGGCACACCCATAGGCCCGAGTTACACCCAGGGCCAGTTGGCCGACGAGGCGTCGTACCGCAAGGCGACGACGCTCCAGGGCACCGGCAAGTACGTCACGTTCACCACGCCGGTGGCGACCAACTCGATCAACTTCCGGTACAGCATCCCCGACACCTCGGGCGGCTCGGTCTACACCGCCGCGCTGTCCCTGTACATCAACGGCGTCAAGCAGCCCGACTTCACCCTGACCAACGCCTACAGCTGGTACTACGGCAGCTACCCCTTCACCAACTCGCCGGGCAGCAACCCGCACCACTTCTTCGACGAGGCCCACCGCCTGTTCTCCACCACCTATCCGGCGGGAACGACCTTCAAGCTGCAGGTCGATTCGGGGGACACCGCCTCCTCGTACACGCTCGACTTCGCCGACTTCGAGCAGGTCGGCGCCGCCCTGACCGCACCCTCGGGGGCGGTGTCGGTGACCAGCAAGGGCGCCGACTCCACCGGTGCGAGCGACGCGACCGGCGCGTTCAACGCCGCGATCAGCGCGGCCGGCCCCGGCGGCACCGTGTGGATCCCGCCGGGCACCTACAACATCCCCGGCCACATCAGCGTCAACAACGTCACGATCGCCGGCGCCGGAATGTGGTACTCGACCGTCACCGGCACGGCCCCCGGCTTCTACGGCGGCTCCGCGCCCTCGGCCAGCACCGGCGTGCACCTCCAGAACTTCGCGATCTTCGGCAATGTGCAGGAACGCGACGACAGCGCCCAGGTCAACGGCATCGGCGGCGCGATGAGCACCTCGACCGTCGCCAACCTGTGGATCGACCACATGAAGGTCGGCGCCTGGATGGACGGGCCGATGGACGGGCTGACGTTCAGCGGCATGCGCATCCGCGACACCACCGCGGACGGCATCAACTTCCACGGCGCCGTCACCAACTCGAAGGTGACCAACAGCGACATCCGCAACACCGGTGACGACGGCATCGCCACCTGGGCGGACTCCGGCATCGGCGCCGACGCCAACGACACGATCTCGAACAACACCGTGTCCCTGCAGATCCTCGCCAACGGCATCGCGATCTACGGCGGCCACGACAACACCGTCAGCGGCAACCGGGTGGTGGACACCGGCCTCGCCCAGGGCGGCGGCATCCACGTGGGGCAACGCTTCACGTCGACACCGGTCGGCACCACCACGATCTCCGACAACACCATGATCCGGGACGGCAGCCTCGACCCGAACTGGCAGTTCGGCGTGGGCGCCCTGTGGTTCGACGGCAGCCAGGGCGCGATCACCGGCCCGGTCAACGTCACCAACGCGCTGATCCAGCAGAGTCCGTACGAGGCCGTCCAGTGGGTCGAGGGCACCATCAGCGGTGTCAACCTCAACAATGTGACCATCGCCGGCACCGGAACCTTCGCCCTGCAGGAGCAGACCGGCGGCGCGGCGAAGTTCACCAACGTCACGGCGACCGGCGTCGGTTACTCGTCCCCGGTGTACAACTGCTCGGGCGGCAACTTCGTCGTCACCGACGGCGGCGGCAACTCCGGCATCAGCGGCACACCGTACTGCGGCGGTTGGCCCGCCCCGGTCTACCCGCCCTACCCGTCCGAAGGCGTGACGGCCACCCCCGGCGCGCTGAACTTCGGCTCGGTCCCGACCGGTTCGACGAGCGACCCGCAGACCGTGACCGTCTCCAACCCGACCAACAGCTCCGCGCCCGTCTCCTCGATCTCCGCCGGTGGCGACTACTCCCAGACCAACACCTGCGGCTCGTCGATCGCGGCGAACGGCTCGTGCACCGTCAGTGTGAAGTTCGCGCCGACGGCGACCGGCAGCCGGAGCGGCACGCTGACCGTCAACGCGGGCGGCGTCACCGACACGGTCACCCTCTCCGGTACCGGCACCGCGCCTGGCCCGGTCCTGAACACCGACCCGGCGAGCCTGTCCTTCGACGCCACGGTGGTCGGCTCCTCGGCCGCCACGCAAGCGGTGAAGGTGACGAACTCGGGTACCGCGTCGGCGACCGTCGCGGCCGTCGCGGCGACCGGTGACTTCAGCCAGACCAACAACTGCTCCACCCTCGCGGTCGGTGCGTCCTGCACGGTGAACGTCGGGTTCAAGCCCACCGCGGGCGGATCCCGGAGCGGCAACCTGACCGTCACCAGCAACGCCAACAACAGCCCGACCGTCGTCTCCCTGACCGGCAGCGGCATCGACAGCACCACCGATGTCGCCGCCGGCCGTCCGGCGACGGCGAGTTCGGGCAACAGCCCGTACGTCGCCTCGAACCTCACCGACCCGGACGCGTCGACGTACTGGGAAGGCACGAACGGTTCGTTCCCGCAATGGGCCCAGGTCGACCTCGGCCAGAACTACGGCGTCGGCAAGGTCGTGCTCAAACTCCCGCCGGCGACGGCGTGGTCGGCTCGCACGCAGACACTGTCGGTGCAGGGATCCACGGACGGTTCGAGCTTCTCCACGATCAAGGCGTCGGCCGGGTACACCTTCGACCCGAACGCCAACGGCAACACCGTGACCATCACGTTCAGCGCCGCCACGGCGAGATACGTGCGGGTGAACATCACCGCCAACACAGGCTGGAACGCGGCCCAGTTGTCGGACTTCGAGGTGTTCCCCGGCGACGGCGGCTCCTCGAACGCGATCCTGTCGGCCGGCCCGACGTCCCTGTCGTATCCCACCCAGGCGCTCAACACCTCCAGCAGTGCGCAGACGGTCACGGTGACCAACACCGGAACCACCGCCGCGACCGTTTCCGGCATCACCGTCACGGGCGACTTCTCGGGGACCGACAACTGCGGAACGTCGATCGCGGCGAACGCCTCCTGCACGGTGAACGTCACCTTCAGGCCCACCGCGTCCGGCACCCGGACCGGCGATCTCAGCATCGCCAGCAACGCGTCGAACGGCACGACCACGGTCGCGCTGACCGGCACCGGCGCGGGCACGGTGAGCAGGAACCTGGCCGCCGGCGCGGCCACCACCGAGTCCGGCCACACCGACGTGTACGCGTCCTCGAACGTGACGGACGGCAACCAGGGCTCCTACTGGGAGAGCGCCAACAACGCCTTCCCGCAGTGGGTCCAGGTCGACCTCGGCTCCGCGCAGAGCACCGGCCGTGTCGTCCTCCAGCTCCCCGCCGGCTGGGGCGCCCGCAACCAGACGCTGTCCCTGTCGGGCAGCACCGACGGCGCCTCGTTCACCACCATCAAGTCGTCGGCCGCGTACACCTTCGACCCCGCCACCAACAACACGGTCACCATCACCTTCACCGCGACCACCCAGCGATACCTCCGGGTGAACATCACGGCGAACAACGGCTGGCCGGCCGGTCAGATCTCCGAGTTCCAGGTCTGGAACACCTGA
- a CDS encoding ArsR/SmtB family transcription factor, translating to MPTDDLPETFHVTTDEQLRAVSSLTRHRIMAVLRFEPATITQIAERVGLAKGSSSYHVRLLERAGLVKVVRTRKVRGVTERYYAMAARSIALPDPGEGGPDVLMRHAVADLEAAPADGERHVRMAHLRLTDEQFEELGARLQALADEYRELSDPSLPDASLVFALFHPASRQQAEGGAK from the coding sequence ATGCCTACCGACGACCTTCCCGAGACGTTTCACGTCACCACGGACGAACAGTTGCGCGCGGTCTCCAGTCTCACGCGCCACCGGATCATGGCCGTGCTCCGCTTCGAGCCGGCGACCATCACGCAGATCGCCGAGCGGGTGGGCCTCGCGAAGGGGAGTTCCAGCTATCACGTGCGGCTGCTGGAGCGGGCCGGCCTGGTGAAGGTGGTGCGGACGCGAAAGGTGCGGGGCGTCACCGAGCGGTACTACGCCATGGCCGCCCGGTCGATCGCGCTGCCGGACCCGGGCGAGGGCGGACCGGACGTGCTGATGCGTCATGCGGTGGCGGACCTGGAGGCCGCGCCCGCGGACGGCGAGCGGCACGTGCGGATGGCGCATCTGCGGCTCACCGACGAGCAGTTCGAGGAATTGGGGGCGCGGTTGCAGGCGCTGGCGGACGAGTACCGGGAACTGTCCGACCCGTCGCTGCCGGACGCGTCACTCGTCTTCGCGCTGTTCCACCCGGCATCACGGCAGCAGGCCGAGGGAGGCGCCAAGTGA
- a CDS encoding MFS transporter, with amino-acid sequence MTSETRKLPTGFGRLWTAQTVSSLGDGVTQAALPLIALTLTRDPMALAVVTAAGTLPWLLFGVLGGALVDRWDRRRTMWVADAARAVLLAIPAAAAALDALSIPLLAAVAFLLGVGGLFFDTAATAFLPDLLRRDPALLERANSRLRGAQTAMSGFVGPPAGSALLALGRAVPLLADAVSFLLSALLVRTLPAMPRPVPEVHESLLRQARAGASYVFRDRVLLGLALRPAVGNIAFLAVETVLALFAHDRLGIDTYGFGLLLTAEATGGLLGAGIASYLGRRLGTGTALTCTAAVEGLAILGLAAAPNPYVAGLALAVCGAGMGATMVLAPSLRQAIVPAHLMGRVASTSRMLAMCAAPVGAFLGGWLATTYDIRTPLYAAAGLLLAMTAVTASMTSNRRVEAALRAAAPADGPDHPASKDPAQESAPRV; translated from the coding sequence GTGACTTCGGAGACGCGGAAGTTGCCGACCGGGTTCGGACGGCTGTGGACAGCTCAGACGGTGTCCTCGCTCGGCGACGGGGTGACACAGGCCGCGCTGCCGCTGATCGCGTTGACGTTGACGCGCGATCCGATGGCGCTCGCCGTCGTCACGGCCGCGGGGACGCTGCCGTGGCTGCTCTTCGGGGTGCTCGGCGGTGCGCTGGTGGACCGCTGGGACCGTCGGCGCACGATGTGGGTCGCGGACGCGGCACGTGCGGTGCTGCTCGCGATACCGGCGGCCGCCGCCGCGCTCGACGCGCTGAGCATTCCGCTGCTCGCGGCCGTCGCCTTCCTGCTCGGCGTCGGCGGGCTCTTCTTCGACACGGCCGCCACGGCCTTCCTGCCGGATCTGCTCCGCCGCGACCCCGCGCTCCTGGAGCGCGCCAACTCCCGCCTGCGCGGCGCCCAGACCGCCATGTCCGGTTTCGTGGGGCCGCCTGCGGGCAGTGCGCTGCTCGCTCTGGGTCGGGCGGTTCCGCTGCTGGCCGACGCGGTGTCGTTCCTGCTCTCCGCACTGCTCGTCCGCACGCTGCCCGCCATGCCCCGTCCGGTGCCGGAGGTCCACGAGTCGCTGCTCCGGCAGGCGCGGGCCGGGGCCTCCTACGTCTTCCGGGACCGGGTGCTGCTCGGGCTCGCGCTCCGCCCGGCGGTCGGGAACATCGCCTTCCTCGCCGTGGAGACCGTCCTCGCCCTCTTCGCGCACGACCGTCTCGGCATCGACACCTACGGCTTCGGCCTGCTCCTCACGGCGGAGGCCACCGGCGGTCTGCTCGGCGCGGGTATCGCCTCCTACCTTGGCCGGCGACTCGGCACCGGCACCGCGCTGACCTGCACGGCCGCCGTCGAAGGGCTTGCGATCCTGGGCCTGGCCGCTGCCCCGAACCCGTACGTTGCGGGGCTGGCGCTCGCCGTCTGCGGGGCCGGCATGGGCGCCACGATGGTGCTCGCGCCCTCCCTCCGGCAGGCGATCGTCCCGGCCCACCTGATGGGCCGGGTCGCCTCCACCTCCCGCATGCTGGCCATGTGCGCCGCCCCCGTCGGGGCGTTCCTCGGTGGCTGGCTGGCCACCACGTACGACATCCGCACCCCGCTCTACGCCGCCGCCGGCCTCCTCCTGGCGATGACGGCCGTCACGGCGTCCATGACCAGCAACCGCCGGGTCGAAGCCGCGCTGCGTGCCGCCGCCCCGGCCGACGGTCCGGATCACCCGGCGTCCAAGGATCCCGCCCAGGAGAGTGCACCCCGTGTGTGA
- a CDS encoding ATP-binding protein: MRFTSTPRGARLARRLTSHRLNEWGHPYTSPANETVTLITAELTANAVRHGHVPGRDFRLRLAATGRLLRVEVTDTRAERLPVTAAPYPDEESGRGLLLVDALADDWGVTPRPAAPGKTVWAEVRLPVAVDTP, encoded by the coding sequence ATGCGGTTCACATCGACCCCGCGCGGCGCACGACTCGCCCGTCGCCTCACCTCGCACCGCCTGAACGAGTGGGGTCACCCGTACACGTCACCGGCCAACGAGACCGTCACCCTGATCACGGCGGAACTCACCGCCAACGCGGTCCGGCACGGCCATGTACCCGGCCGCGACTTCCGGCTCCGACTCGCCGCGACCGGCCGCCTCCTACGGGTCGAGGTCACCGACACTCGGGCCGAGCGACTGCCCGTTACGGCTGCGCCGTACCCGGACGAGGAGTCCGGGCGAGGCCTCCTGCTCGTCGACGCTCTGGCCGACGACTGGGGAGTCACCCCGCGCCCGGCCGCCCCCGGCAAGACCGTGTGGGCGGAAGTGCGCCTTCCCGTAGCGGTGGACACACCCTGA
- a CDS encoding DUF397 domain-containing protein: protein MSGVAGRPEDDNLAWFKSSYSAGNGGECLEAAPGMDFTLVRDSKNTAGPMVRLGRTAWTEFIGFAAGHTV from the coding sequence ATGAGCGGGGTAGCGGGCAGGCCGGAAGACGACAACCTGGCTTGGTTCAAGAGCAGTTACAGCGCGGGCAACGGCGGCGAGTGCCTCGAAGCAGCCCCCGGGATGGACTTCACCCTCGTACGCGACTCCAAGAACACCGCCGGCCCCATGGTGCGCCTCGGCCGAACCGCCTGGACCGAGTTCATCGGCTTCGCGGCCGGGCACACCGTCTGA